In Toxoplasma gondii ME49 chromosome X, whole genome shotgun sequence, a single genomic region encodes these proteins:
- a CDS encoding hypothetical protein (encoded by transcript TGME49_236830) produces MARRLRRAFACRQRVRLGDHLRGWAPERGKKRRERVDATFSGKPRKARSPNAWLRKTGRQRSPSDGQASVKLWKTETLGKPGRSTPMRRPSPGVHTPQIHEEATGEKRRVSVQREAARWTARKGEVFAEERLSQARRGRLREGSERGSRVEEREGNERKKEKV; encoded by the coding sequence ATGGCGAGGCGTCTGAGAAGGGCGTTCGCCTGCAGACAACGAGTTCGTCTCGGAGATCACCTACGAGGGTGGGCGCcagaaagagggaaaaaaCGCCGCGAGCGCGTCGATGCCACTTTCTCTGGGAAGCCTCGGAAAGCGAGAAGTCCAAATGCGTGGTTGCGGAAAACCGGACGACAGCGTTCGCCCAGCGACGGACAGGCGAGCGTGAAACTGTGGAAAACGGAAACTCTGGGAAAACCCGGTCGATCAACGCCCATGCGTCGACCTTCtccgggtgtacatacaccgcagaTCCACGAGGAGGCCACGGGAGAAAAACGtcgagtgtctgtacagcgcGAAGCCGCGAGGTGGACAGCGCGGAAAGGAGAGGTCTTCGCCGAGGAGAGGCTGTCGCAAGCTCGGAGAGGACGGCTTCGTGAGGGatcggagagaggaagcagagtgGAGGAgcgggaaggaaacgagagaaagaaggaaaaagtaTAG
- a CDS encoding zinc finger (C-x8-C-x5-C-x3-H)-2, putative (encoded by transcript TGME49_236840), with translation MPPKKKDAKAERGMQKAAEREKQKIVEDKTFGLKNKNKSKAVQKYIKGVQQQVKGPMKGGEQALVAKKKEEQEMKKRTAQQQALLASLFKGTENVKKIAEDSCTVGTYDPKASKEGQKINLYTDQRQQKMETMDDWDQEKLEQVIKTKHTRGNEQNATEIICKHFLDAVEKRQYGWFWTCPNGGDACRYRHCLPPGYVLKRDQPVQEVDEEEPIEVIVERERAALPAGGTPVTLETFTAWKEKKEQERIAAVEAQRQAEAKKGGNRGLHVLTGRDLFQYDPSLFVDDEGAAGEADYEEDEAAWEAVINQNQETIDRANREAQGGDEDGSDGEADSEKREATTGDDSPGPRTIKEDLFLQDDELPDDLDALDE, from the exons ATGCCGcccaagaagaaggacgcgaagGCCGAACGCGGCATGCAGAAGGCCGCCGAGagggaaaagcagaaaatcgTCGAAGACAAGACGTTCGGGCTGAAGAACAAAAACAAAAGCAAGGCAGTGCAAAA ATACATCAAGGGCGTCCAGCAGCAAGTCAAAGGGCCAATGAAGGGCGGCGAGCAAGCGCTTgtagcgaagaagaaggaggagcaggagatgaagaagcgcACGGCACAGCAGCAGGCGCTCTTGGCTTCCCTCTTCAAGGGCACGGAAAATGTGAAGAAGATAGCAGAAGATTCGTGCACG GTTGGAACGTACGATCCCAAGGCGAGCAAGGAGGGACAAAAAATCAATCTGTACACCgaccagagacagcaga AAATGGAAACCATGGACGACTGGGATCAGGAGAAGCTGGAGCAAGTTATCAAGACGAAACACACGCGGGGGAACGAACAGAACGCGACAGAAATCATCTGCAAACACTTCCTGGACGCCGTCGAAAAAAGGCAGTACGGCTGGTTCTGGACGTGCCCCAATGGTGGCGATGCTTGCAGATATCGACACTGTCTTCCTCCTG GCTACGTATTGAAGCGAGACCAGCCCGTCCAAGAagtcgacgaggaggaacCGATCGAAGTGAtcgtcgagagagaa CGAGCTGCGCTGCCCGCAGGCGGCACTCCCGTGACGCTCGAAACGTTCACGGCttggaaggagaagaaggagcaagaaCGCATTGCGGCTgtggaggcgcagagacaggccgAGGCCAAGAAGGGCGGCAACCGCGGCTTGCATGTGCTGACTGGGCGTGACTTGTTCCAGTACGACCCGTCCCTGTTCgtcgacgacgaaggcgctGCCGGCGAGGCGGActacgaagaagacgaagctgcCTGGGAGGCAGTCATCAACCAAAACCAAGAAACGATCGATCGCGCAAACCGCGAGGCCCagggaggcgacgaagatgGTT ctgaTGGCGAGGCTGatagcgagaagagagaagcgacgactGGCGACGACAGTCCCGGACCGCGAACAATCAAAGAGGACCTTTTCCTGCAGGACGACGAATTGCCC GACGATCTCGACGCGCTGGACGAGTAA
- a CDS encoding hypothetical protein (encoded by transcript TGME49_236850): protein MADEDSASLAAWEVVGTESSQPGRLLQSEGSAEAPALLPQNHIFRFTEQDGEDSPRFQSCVPAESGAVTAPFSPFFEVPHSPQARLQPDSGSLLRVDAKQIPQFLVTRRVQGAEGDGGKSEGKPPQQTENPTQDQEKREGVQENGARVDQSATEAPQKDTTEPAQPDARQDFRADAELASSAEGTGPPLVRDPKIPPADLCAMFANLSLNHVDESPCVCETSVITRSRLTSGNRVASDIPACSDRQASGQSESSVSSGVERSCHARTRLHTEDLTEAFAELGNATSAAGHEHPHGSPVRTSENVPTWAVSPDPDLSPAASPEGGHHAILSHKLVAPPLHVRSLSREEVPLVSVGIDFAEEKETAVVPVGLRTPSSFSGSVSQQHRPGAFLMRPEEVPLFDTHINSLDDFVHVVEQKEQEEEATRACLCSASEGEAEGDTSVLQLDDKLLPCTLCKRSFAAWRLPRHAQACSRARDARLAFLRRQRLQNPRASKIVGTSNPECVSLHAHAKKARSSGSVAPAGPQRAAQSEAPPLSIEPIDAEASGDPTVSWRANPTLVEAIRQLQSPRGNDARELEKEAARAGENDPDIREGYQGLLDTELVLPVEKAPEASKTQADAEDGAHNPATVKEEAEKTGPDPERASFETDSLLADATVAELEGPAVTIAGVGNCLCASVSSALFASGETSLSVSRREEATTEDSLIAADVRLQGKPGKTEELLRQDPEEIVLAESARSLPPDTGRSGPVALTIFARSSPSPSASVSSEDENEAPESPRFLERLSHSGASNQTGEEVNSAEERFLEPGMNAVTPVAAVSLTHCLDVQATLSALPLPWELEGERWEPEELETKVCTEEDETDLAALHSPKMHADEGHSPSRRGSPAKVVCCSSHSCSPPSPRSPSVASRQDSQSASAAPKAGKTAPEKPRTGVGSVALRRREAVKRGEASPNPFACAEESVQKKSFKQKAAALATPRTQKPAAHVYSYNPTPQTAKKDGLKSVRPEDRWKLQPTATCPFCSRSFCVKRFEGHVQVCERLRFTRPTVAKKAPEAKTVEHKKEGVVSQPAKRIPIWMRGTVARGKGEEKPESKRSVSAAARRPGVSAEKDAEERRDSQKDEERDRPGALPVTARSDQPDGTEHEGKRRPAKADPQERNSLKTEQDSKAGRLSCGRVERPGTNDRGEKNAGQTGRVGQSQARRHEAAAFEKARDDSLPSLGIEMKREASLFLVPVQQSEVSVSPSSTTALSEALLQIASAHRAAEARADDQRRHESGESRVAGQRLSSGLIKDLVFQLVVMGIQATEAERAAEEEARRQSRSHESPFVSGSRAAPGLLGWKDLLSDVGGASHVQEPQTDSEAGEAGRQSSVGWIHEKTERRSLEGGQKLVAPPTTCISLESREAGRQTSVPDSGASGQDRWVSREAQEPERDGGCTELNSLPWGMLPRERFPRRTSDLRDVVSRAELDSHSCASPVCCEVRLAGSSSGYSVASLVDDSASETPRDAESEDEVGGLVGFPHCQSRGPAVEALVLDDGLARKQGVKEGRGKADVCQNEGRTRGTSREQVREDLTVVQRHASRRTHQGHVGAPTSRLESRELSLPLSHSSGEDTDVVLPGPDLVQECSKSALKDLIRRSRRLLKQDRGLDPPANSQVESRHTSRDERNTERQCAKGGEFRTCRLPGRNLGLPRQPCGAAGHGNLSEEGGGRKSARPFTGGVEDGSEACLAVAHSSQFQRRSKNGVRKDFEVPRASESRLIRAVDGDRQVRAVSADSERRCVSEADRRMVARSTQKCNSNVSHRLGVSLPRSSGGSLVRVHGEEEKEGSEVSCFARRHANVSSRQTASWIGGGARHGSSSRLETRQLQEEFLSTSRGVHPSFPGPPPLFSSSRDAVSAAPAAPSSGVCSQLESCFSFSEARYTTPTGSVSFEVERRRRRPRSCFAETTDFAARDRPGSPPQLSACVDTRVKRDADEEAHFCENGRSARREVERQSSGTSRSASTWSRQSSSAARCSSVSSYPGDGSRPRSFVESQPTCSSAFERLEFSQCDSHALCTSHISSSFPDESHQATSTPRLHSGEAGDRACVRETPSRNTAGAPRLRGPGVLTSSTDGRPESGVALSGEEQKDSFLGSSWHAFQIGGTEGLSRGTSLVARGVLTRGEEHLLRPPTLLRACPTSKDQAHDCMMRVAAEEPADWSPVPSGDDRVNEWSEETHELTCCYPETLPGDGSVTCAGPNFVWCRNTAVPQPYQPPQLGGRGHPRDERTVRELVADQSVTRDEVSRGRALGTSLVRTMPGASQVTQVVREGGTQKEVQLGSVLGAVSVSVQEGVESIKASCQEEHPGVGHFPVYPEQKIRQVETRQGSTHAASLNQPSAFLPITAPAGSAVPQLWQAQPMYASLLPTLPAENGASVGVYSGSRRMSVAEAEAESGVLPFCVPQHVVQVPSQPQVAVVSSGRVARPGEAVPAPGAGGLRVTSAQVSEGVPVVHWEINLKTGQWRSQSAGTRRESASSSVRGFSARHAAGSIPISRMPERHAARLPGIEGRPFGVGLERSEADSWWENAGNCGTLQPVSSHSGKQQGVFVPVGPQTSLAFIRAVNSGIVAPTTHSQEPSPLQRQLQQRLLASKSNRWDVSASRRPPRVEETGTGRSSVWGVQNLAVGERDLHHQKDHFQNCSLSLVSQPIVGGKATGEFPPPTQWQSGARFAGGPVNAVVTGTALPQTSQDAMRNKQKTPWYETESPKVLNWGGARLCASRRLFSAEN, encoded by the exons ATGGCCGACGAAGACAGTGCCTCGCTTGCCGCCTGGGAGGTGGTGGGAACCGAGAGCAGCCAACCTGGGCGTTTACTTCAAAGTGAAGGATCTGCTGAAGCGCCCGCGCTCCTTCCGCAGAACCATATTTTTCGTTTCACCGAACAAGATGGGGAAGACTCTCCCCGGTTCCAGTCCTGTGTCCCGGCCGAATCTGGAGCGGTGACCGCgcccttctcgccttttttcgAAGTGCCGCATTCCCCGCAAGCCCGTTTGCAGCCCGACTCTGGCTCGCTGCTCCGCGTGGACGCGAAGCAAATTCCTCAGTTCCTCGTCACGCGGCGGGTTCAGGGCGCCGAAGGCGACGGGGGAAAAAGTGAGGGAAAGCCTCCGCAACAAACAGAGAATCCAACCCAGGAccaggagaaaagggaaggcGTACAGGAGAATGGAGCTCGCGTCGACCAGAGTGCGACAGAGGCGCCGCAGAAAGACACCACAGAACCGGCACAACCCGATGCCAGACAAGATTTCCGGGCAGACGCCGAActggcttcttctgctgaaGGAACCGGCCCTCCCTTGGTGCGGGACCCTAAAATCCCACCCGCCGACTTGTGCGCTATGTTCGCGAATCTCTCTCTGAACCACGTGGACGAATCCCCGTGTGTTTGTGAAACCTCGGTGATAACGCGCTCGCGACTCACCTCCGGCAACAGAGTCGCCTCTGACATTCCAGCCTGTTCCGACAGACAGGCTTCTGGACAAAGCGAGTCAAGTGTGTCGAGTGGCGTTGAACGGAGTTGCCACGCACGTACGCGGCTGCACACAGAGGATCTTACGGAGGCCTTTGCAGAACTCGGGAACGCAACCTCTGCAGCGGGGCACGAACACCCGCACGGATCGCCAGTACGCACATCTGAAAACGTACCGACTTGGGCTGTTTCCCCAGACCCTGACCTTTCTCCCGCCGCTTCGCCTGAAGGCGGCCACCATGCAATTCTGTCGCATAAGCTGGTCGCTCCTCCACTTCATGTGCGTAGTCTGTCGAGGGAAGAG GTCCCCCTTGTCTCAGTGGGGATAGATTtcgctgaagaaaaagagaccgCGGTGGTGCCTGTAGGCCTGCGAACACCGAGTAGCTTCTCTGGGAGCGTCTCCCAGCAGCACAGGCCAGGCGCCTTCTTGATGCGGCCTGAAGAGGTTCCGCTCTTTGATACGCACATCAACTCGCTTGATGACTTTGTACATGTCGTGGAGCAAaaggagcaagaggaagaggccacacgcgcctgtctctgcagcgcgTCGGAGGGCGAAGCCGAAGGCGACACGTCGGTACTACAGCTCGACGACAAGCTCCTCCCTTGTACCTTGTGCAAAAG gAGCTTTGCCGCTTGGAGACTGCCGCGACATGCCCAGGCGTGCTCGCGTGCGAGAGATGCGCGACTGGCTTTTCTGCGTCGGCAACGCCTCCAGAACCCTCGAGCCTCGAAAATTGTGGGCACCTCCAATCCAGAATGTGtctccctgcatgcgcatgccaAGAAAGCAAGAAGCAGTGGCTCTGTCGCCCCCGCGGGACCGCAGAGAGCCGCGCAATCAGAGGCGCCTCCGTTGTCCATAGAGCCGATCGACGCAGAAGCTTCGGGAGATCCGACCGTCTCATGGCGCGCAAATCCGACGCTTGTGGAGGCCATCAGGCAGCTGCAAAGCCCCCGCGGGAACGACGCCAGGGAGCtagagaaggaagctgcAAGGGCGGGGGAAAATGATCCCGATATTCGTGAAGGTTATCAAGGCCTCTTGGACACTGAGCTAGTGCTCCCGGTGGAGAAAGCACCTGAAGCATCTAAGACGCAGGCAGACGCCGAAGACGGCGCACACAATCCGGCCACtgtgaaagaagaagcagaaaaaaccgGCCCAGACCCCGAGCGTGCATCGTTCGAAACAG ACTCGTTGCTGGCCGACGCGACTGTCGCGGAGTTGGAAGGTCCGGCAGTGACTATCGCAGGCGTCGGCAACTGCCTCTGTGCGTCGGTCTCGTCCgccctcttcgcttctggagagacttctctctcagtttcccgcagagaagaagccacaACAGAGGACAGCCTCATTGCGGCAGATGTGCGCTTGCAAGGCAAACCTGGAAAGACCGAAGAGCTTCTTCGCCAGGACCCGGAGGAAATCGTCCTCGCGGAGTCAGCGCGCTCGCTCCCTCCAGACACGGGGAGGTCCGGTCCCGTGGCACTGACTATCTTCGCccgttcctcgccttccccgtccgcctcggtttcttccgaagacgagaacgaagcCCCGGAATCCCCCCGATTCCTCGAGAGACTCTCCCACTCTGGCGCGTCGAATCAAACTGGGGAGGAAGTGAATTCCGCTGAGGAGCGGTTTCTTGAACCAGGGATGAATGCAGTGACGCCTGTGGCCGCTGTGTCTCTGACGCATTGTCTCGACGTCCAGGCCACACTCTCTGCTTTGCCGCTTCCCTGGGAGCTGGAGGGTGAGCGGTGGGAACCTGAAGAGCTGGAGACGAAGGTCtgcacagaggaagacgagacggaTCTCGCGGCTCTTCATTCGCCtaagatgcatgcagatgagGGCCATTCTCCCTCTCGCAGAGGCTCCCCGGCAAAAGTCGTGTGCTGCTCATCCCACAGCTGCagtccgccttctccacgGTCGCCATCGGTCGCTTCGCGCCAGGACTCTCAGTCCGCCTCCGCTGCGCCCAAAGCCGGGAAGACCGCGCCGGAGAAGCCACGCACGGGTGTTGGGTCTGTCGCCctcagacggagagaagcggtaaagaggggagaggctTCACCGAATCCTTTTGCTTGTGCAGAGGAGTCTGTCCAGAAAAAGAGTTTCAAACAAAAGGCCGCAGCCCTCGCGACTCCGCGCACGCAGAAGCCGGCGGCTCACGTCTATTCGTACAACCCGACACcacagacggcgaagaaagacggcTTGAAGAGTGTTCGTCCCGAAGATCG ATGGAAGCTCCAACCTACAGCTACCTGCCCCTTCTGTTCGAGGAGTTTCTGCGTCAAAAGGTTCGAGGGCCACGTGCAAGTCTGCGAGCGTCTGCGCTTCACAAGGCCCACGGTGGCGAAGAAAGCGCCGGAGGCGAAGACCGTCGAACATAAGAAGGAGGGCGTTGTGTCGCAACCCGCCAAGCGCATTCCAATTTGGATGCGGGGAACAGTCGCGAGGGGAAagggcgaagagaagccggAGAGCAAGCGATCTGTCTCCGCGGCAGCGAGACGCCCAGGGGTTtccgcagagaaggacgcggaAGAGCGTCGCGACTCccagaaggacgaagagagagacaggccgGGGGCTCTGCCGGTGACGGCGAGGTCCGACCAACCGGACGGAACCGAGCACGAGGGGAAAAGGCGTCCCGCGAAAGCAGATCcccaggaaagaaacagccTCAAGACAGAGCAAGACTCCAAAGCAGGGCGACTCTCCTGTGGCAGGGTGGAGCGCCCTGGTACCAACGACcgcggggagaagaacgctGGCCAGACAGGAAGGGTCGGACAGTCGCAGGCAAGACGACATGAGGCCGCTGCATTCGAGAAGGCCAGAGACGACAGTTTGCCTTCGCTGGGTATCGAAATGAAGCGTGAAGCTTCCCTTTTTCTTGTCCCCGTCCAGCAAAGCGaggtgtctgtgtctccatcGTCAACTACAGCGTTGAGTGAGGCCCTCCTACAGATAGCCTCGGCGCACCGGGCGGCGGAAGCGCGGGCAGACGatcagaggagacacgagagcgGCGAAAGCCGCGTTGCAGGTCAGCGTTTATCTTCAGGCCTCATCAAAGACTTGGTTTTTCAGCTCGTGGTGATGGGAATACAGGCGACTGAGGCGGAGCGCgccgcagaggaagaggcccGGCGTCAGTCGAGGTCGCACGAGAgtcccttcgtctccggtTCTCGGGCTGCTCCAGGTCTCTTGGGGTGGAAAGATCTCCTCTCTGACGTGGGTGGCGCCTCGCACGTTCAGGAgccacagacagacagcgaagcgggCGAGGCAGGGAGGCAGTCTTCCGTCGGATGGATCCacgaaaaaacggagaggagaagcctCGAGGGCGGTCAGAAGCTTGTGGCGCCTCCGACAACGTGTATATCTTTGGAGAGCCGGGAGGCAGGGAGGCAAACCTCGGTGCCGGACTCCGGTGCCTCGGGGCAGGACCGATGGGTTTCGCGGGAAGCCCAGGAaccggagagagacggcggatGCACAGAATTGAACAGTTTGCCTTGGGGAATGCTGCCGCGGGAGCGTTTCCCGCGTCGGACTTCGGATCTGAGAGATGTGGTTTCTCGAGCAGAACTCGACAGTCACTCGTGCGCATCGCCCGTATGCTGCGAGGTGCGCCTTGCAGGGAGTTCCAGCGGCTACAGTGTCGCCAGTCTCGTCGACGACAGTGCGtcggagacaccgagagatgcagaaagcgaagacgaggtgGGGGGGCTGGTCGGGTTTCCTCACTGCCAATCCCGCGGGCCTGCAGTCGAGGCGCTGGTCCTAGATGACGGCCTAGCCCGAAAGCAGGGTgtgaaagaaggaagaggcaagGCGGATGTTTGTCAGAACGAAGGACGAACGCGGGGCACAAGCAGAGAGCAAGTGCGAGAGGATTTAACGGTTGTTCAGAGGCATGCAAGTCGCCGCACACATCAGGGCCACGTGGGAGCGCCCACATCGCGCCTGGAGTCGCGGGAACTTTCGCTGCCCCTCTCGCATTCcagcggagaagacacagacgtTGTGCTGCCTGGCCCGGACCTCGTCCAGGAGTGTTCCAAGAGCGCCCTCAAGGACCTCATTCGCCGGTCACGAAGGCTGCTCAAGCAGGACCGGGGGCTGGATCCGCCGGCTAATTCTCAGGTCGAGAGCAGACACAcgtcgagagacgaaaggaatACTGAGCGACAATGTGCGAAAGGAGGCGAGTTCAGGACTTGCAGACTTCCAGGAAGGAATCTAGGTTTACCTAGGCAGCCCTGCGGCGCTGCAGGCCACGGGAACCTGTCGGAAGAAGGCGGTGGCCGTAAGTCCGCCCGGCCCTTCACAGGTGGAGTGGAAGACGGGAGTGAAGCTTGTCTCGCAGTCGCACACTCTTCTCAGTTTCAGCGGCGGAGTAAGAATGGCGTCAGGAAAGATTTCGAGGTTCCAAGAGCAAGTGAAAGTCGACTTATACGTGCtgtcgacggagacagacaagtGCGTGCGGTCAGCGCAGACTCGGAACGAAGATGTGTCtcagaagcagacagaaggaTGGTAGCTCGGAGCACACAGAAGTGCAACTCGAACGTAAGTCATCGGCTGGGTGTATCTTTGCCCAGATCCTCTGGTGGATCGCTCGTGAGGGTCCacggggaggaggagaaagaagggagcgAAGTATCGTGTTTCGCTCGGAGGCATGCCAATGTTTCCTCAAGACAAACAGCGTCTTGGATCGGCGGTGGGGCAAGGCACGGAAGCTCGAGCCGGCTCGAAACGCGGCAGCTTCAAGAGGAGTTCTTGTCTACCTCCCGAGGAGTGCATCCGTCTTTCCCAGGGCCCCCTccgctgttttcttcttctcgcgacgCCGTCAGCGCAGCTCCTGCCGCCCCGTCTTCTGGTGTATGCAGTCAGTTGGAAAGCTGCTTTTCTTTTAGCGAAGCTCGATACACAACCCCGACAGGGAGTGTGTCTTTTGAAGTGGAACGTCGCAGGAGACGCCCGCGCTCTTGCTTCGCAGAGACCACAGACTTTGCGGCGAGAGATCGGCCCGGGTCGCCTCCTCAGTTGAGTGCGTGCGTCGACACGCGAGTGAAGCgggacgcagacgaagaggcgcaTTTCTGTGAGAACGGCCGAAGTGCAAGACGAGAGGTGGAACGGCAGTCCTCTGGAACCTCGCGCTCCGCCTCCACGTGGAGCCGGCAATCCTCTAGCGCGGCGCGTtgctcttctgtttcgtcctATCCTGGTGATGGCTCTCGCCCTCGAAGTTTCGTGGAGAGTCAGCCGACCTGTTCAAGTGCCTTCGAGCGCCTCGAGTTTAGCCAGTGCGACAGTCACGCTCTATGCACTTCCCACATTTCGTCCAGTTTCCCCGACGAGTCTCATCAGGCCACCAGCACGCCACGGCTGCATAgcggagaggcaggagatCGCGCCTGTGTGCGCGAGACTCCCTCTCGGAACACGGCAGGCGCTCCCAGGTTGCGGGGCCCAGGAGTTTTGACCAGCTCGACAGATGGTCGACCCGAAAGCGGCGTCGCCTTAAGTGgtgaagagcagaaagatTCGTTCCTTGGGTCCTCTTGGCACGCTTTTCAGATTGGAGGAACGGAAGGATTGTCTCGAGGAACCAGCCTAGTGGCAAGAGGAGTCCTgacgcgaggcgaagaacacCTCCTGCGCCCCCCAACTTTGTTGAGGGCGTGTCCGACCTCCAAAGACCAAGCGCATGATTGCATGATGAGGGTAGCTGCCGAAGAACCTGCCGATTGGAGCCCAGTGCCTTCCGGAGACGACCGAGTAAACGAGTGGagtgaagagacacacgagcTCACTTGTTGCTATCCGGAGACTTTGCCTGGAGACGGCAGTGTAACTTGTGCGGGTCCCAACTTCGTGTGGTGCCGAAACACAGCTGTTCCGCAGCCGTATCAACCACCACAACTGGGAGGCAGGGGCCATCCtagagacgagagaacagTGCGAGAACTCGTCGCAGACCAATCTGTCACCCGAGATGAAGTCTCTCGCGGTCGTGCGTTGGGAACCTCACTTGTCCGGACGATGCCGGGCGCTAGTCAAGTCACGCAGGTTGTGAGAGAAGGAGGTACTCAAAAAGAAGTCCAGCTGGGGAGCGTGTTAGGGGCtgtctcggtttctgtgcAGGAAGGCGTGGAATCCATCAAGGCGTCTTGTCAAGAGGAACACCCAGGTGTTGGACATTTCCCGGTGTACCCCGAACAGAAGATACGCCAGGTGGAGACCAGGCAAGGTTCTACTCATGCCGCCTCCCTTAACCAgccttctgcctttcttcctaTAACGGCGCCTGCTGGGTCCGCCGTCCCTCAGCTCTGGCAGGCTCAGCCAATGTATGCGAGTTTGCTTCCAACGCTTCCCGCCGAGAACGGCGCCTCTGTCGGTGTATACTCCGGATCCCGAAGAATGTCTGTAGCAGAGGCCGAAGCGGAAAGCGGGGTTCTGCCGTTTTGTGTTCCCCAACATGTAGTCCAAGTTCCATCCCAGCCTCAGGTCGCTGTCGTCTCATCTGGAAGGGTTGCTAGACCGGGTGAGGCTGTTCCGGCACCAGGAGCCGGAGGGCTTCGTGTTACCAGTGCCCAAGTCTCCGAAGGTGTTCCAGTCGTGCACTGGGAAATAAATTTGAAGACAGGACAGTGGCGAAGCCAGAGCGCCGGAACGCGACGGGAATCAGCATCATCCTCTGTCCGAGGGTTTTCTGCGCGCCACGCCGCGGGGTCCATCCCGATTTCAAGGATGCCTGAACGGCATGCGGCGAGGCTCCCCGGCATAGAGGGTCGTCCATTTGGCGTGGGGCttgagagaagcgaggcagaCAGTTGGTGggaaaacgcaggaaacTGTGGAACGCTCCAGCCCGTGTCCTCCCATTCAGGGAAGCAGCAGGGAGTGTTTGTGCCAGTCGGGCCGCAGACTTCGCTTGCCTTCATTCGTGCCGTCAATTCGGGGATCGTTGCTCCGACAACTCACTCGCAGGAACCGTctccgcttcagcgccaACTGCAGCAGCGCCTGCTGGCGTCGAAGAGCAACCGCTGGGACGTCTCAGCTTCGAGGAGACCGCCGAGAGTGGAGGAGACGGGGACCGGGAGATCTAGCGTGTGGGGGGTACAAAATCTCGCAGTTGGCGAGAGGGACCTGCATCACCAGAAGGATCATTTTCAGAATTGTAGTCTTTCGCTGGTTTCACAGCCGATCGTGGGTGGAAAGGCAACGGGGGAGTTCCCACCACCGACGCAGTGGCAGTCAGGCGCCCGCTTTGCCGGTGGGCCGGTGAATGCAGTCGTGACGGGAACTGCGTTGCCTCAGACTTCGCAAGATGCCATGCgaaacaaacagaaaacacCTTGGTATGAGACAGAGAGTCCGAAAGTGTTGAATTGGGGCGGGGCAAGGCTTTGTGCTAGTCGCCGGTTGTTCTCGGCAGAAAATTAA